In Columba livia isolate bColLiv1 breed racing homer chromosome 6, bColLiv1.pat.W.v2, whole genome shotgun sequence, a single genomic region encodes these proteins:
- the DNMBP gene encoding dynamin-binding protein isoform X2: MEAGSVVRAVFDFCPSVSEELPLFVGDVIEVLAVVDEFWLLGKKEGVTGQFPSSFVEPVDIPHLKQGEKLFVCTSDFTSQEPGSLSLQRGDLVILGGSLASSWLQGRSSWGSKGFFPSSCVRELCLSVRSHQLSQSALLEVPAYSLGQARALMDLSAQLEEELDFREGDVINIVGIPEPGWFEGELRGHRGIFPEGFVELLTPLRASGISEDPEPPVTCDTNGTVEMPPKEEEDPGSTYGVALYQFQALESEELDFDVGDRIRIIGILEDGWLEGQLRGRRGIFPHRFVRLEASEPCREKVGVGDPQGGSIHQEPESTCSEACPLPGKDVGEKEDGSAAQPEPDTILCHMVGRSEGPLGSDLGQQQSFPSRGHQASHPKGTEDSLPSDCVKAVNGLLPSAQLPPQWGSRPGQASELEPGGTISASPGNSETQALPEHDGDSPIVPLQAPCSPPDLCRSQAISSPNTWAASESRESHSSPQDLDGWVDGQQEKSKPCSSSLGGAQVGLDTGAGTWGECCPLTAQGDSCTDLDSKLTEQLVQFEKSLSSTSAEQDKVSRHFSILDYSSEKDIVRGSPEHAPHARQPERRKALRPPPPRPSSLVTTPVHTLGGRVPKSRSLSFSVKPSRPAPRPPSSNQRRSVPPPQLQPSTQEQRAEEGHEDLTQAGSASPRSILLTRIGEVEQDLEAYGRTRTELSLMLEEQQDELVRAEALENLDFCDSNIESLSVELQELREMTLLSSQTPSLETSTAATESPEQRMLEKRSKVIEELLQTERDYIRDLEMCVERIMVPLQQAQMQNIDFEGLFGNIHMVISFSKQLLSTLEASDAIGPVFLSQRAELESVYKVYCQNHDEAIALLETYEKDEKLQKQLLDLLDSLRSLYSEWGCTNYINLGSFLIKPVQRVMRYPLLLMELLSATPEAHPDRAPLTAAVLAVKEINVNINEYKRRKDLVLKYRKGDEDSLMEKISKLNIHSIIKKSNRVSSHLKHLTGFAPQLKDEAFEETEKNFRMQERLIKSFIRDLSLYLQHVRESACMKVLAAVSMWDLCTEKGNGDLDQFQKVNRLISDQLFSNFKERTERLVSSPLNQLLSMFTGPHKLVQKRFDKLLDFHNCTERAEKLKDKRTLEELQSARNNYEALNAQLLDELPKFLRFAKELFASCVRGYAEAHCDFVRLALEELRPLLSLLKVSGREGNLIAIFQDEHSRVLQQLQAFTFFTESQAAPKKTFERKSVERQSARRQPLVGLPSYLLQSDDIRAALLARYPPDSLFQADRNFNAAQDLDVSLLEGDIVGVIKKKDPMGSQNRWLIDNGVTKGFVYSSFLKPYNPRRSQSDVSVASHSSNESEHSSSSPHSNTTLSFSPSGVAVTFTQKPVQDSAAPADPYQSPLEMDSPSLSQLGSGDRTLEAGTVTSQRRYSRPELGCSPGSRSGHPTKAHLRPVLSVEDRDSGLESGESEGNQVYYALYTFKGRNSNELSVSANQRLRILQFEDITGNREWWLAEAHGKQGYVPSSYIRKTEYT; this comes from the exons ATGGAGGCTGGCTCTGTGGTACGAGCAGTCTTTGATTTCTGTCCCAGTGTCTCTGAAGAGCTGCCCCTCTTCGTGGGAGATGTCATTGAGGTGCTGGCCGTGGTGGATGAGTTCTGGCTCCTTGGCAAAAAGGAAGGTGTCACAG GGCAGTTCCCTAGCAGCTTTGTGGAACCCGTGGATATTCCCCATTTGAAGCAGGGagaaaaactgtttgtttgtacCAGTGACTTCACATCTCAAGAGCCAGGGAGCTTGTCATTGCAGAGAG GAGACCTGGTGAtcctgggggggtccctggcCTCCAGCTGGCTCCAGGGACGAAGCAGCTGGGGTTCCAAGGGCTTTTTCCCCTCATCATGTGTGCGGGAGCTGTGCCTTTCAGTTCGGAGCCATCAGCTGTCCCAGAGTGCTCTCCTGGAGGTGCCTGCCTACTCATTGGGCCAAGCCCGGGCCCTGATGGACCTGTCTGCTCAGCTGGAGGAGGAACTGGACTTCAGGGAAGGGGATGTGATCAACATTGTTGGCATCCCAGAGCCTGGCTGGTTCGAGGGGGAACTCAGAGGCCACAGGGGCATCTTCCCAGAGGGTTTTGTGGAACTGCTTACTCCTCTGCGAGCATCAGGAATATCAGAGGATCCAGAGCCCCCAGTGACTTGTGACACCAATGGGACAGTGGAGATGCCccccaaggaggaggaggatccAGGTAGCACCTATGGTGTTGCCCTCTATCAGTTCCAGGCCCTGGAGTCTGAGGAACTGGATTTTGATGTGGGTGACAGGATTCGGATCATAGGCATTCTGGAGGATGGCTGGCTGGAGGGGCAGTTAAGGGGGAGACGAGGCATCTTTCCACACAGATTTGTGAGGCTGGAAGCCTCTGAGCCTTGCAGGGAAAAGGTGGGAGTCGGAGATCCCCAGGGTGGAAGCATCCATCAAGAACCAGAAAGCACCTGCTCCGAAGCCTGCCCTTTGCCAGGGAAAGATGTCGGGGAAAAGGAAGATGGCTCAGCTGCACAGCCTGAGCCTGACACCATTTTGTGTCACATGGTGGGGAGGTCAGAGGGTCCTCTTGGCTCTGACTTGGGACAGCAGcagtcctttcccagcagaGGACACCAAGCATCACATCCCAAAGGTACAGAGGACTCCCTTCCCTCTGACTGTGTGAAGGCAGTCAATGGCCttctcccctctgctcagctgcCTCCCCAATGGGGCAGCAGGCCTGGCCAAGCATCTGAGCTGGAACCTGGAGGGACCATTTCAGCCTCCCCAGGGAACTCAGAAACTCAGGCACTACCTGAGCATGATGGAGACAGTCCCATTGTGCCTCTGCAGGCCCCCTGCTCCCCGCCAGATCTGTGCAGGAGCCAGGCAATTTCTTCTCCAAACACGTGGGCAGCCTCCGAGTCCCGGGAGAGCCATAGTAGTCCCCAAGACCTGGATGGTTGGGTCGATGGTCAACAGGAGAAGTCCAAACCTTGTTCATCCAGTTTGGGAGGTGCCCAGGTGGGCCTGGACACAGGggctgggacctggggggaaTGCTGCCCGCTCACAGCCCAGGGGGACAGCTGCACGGACCTCGACTCCAAACTAACAGAGCAGCTGGTGCAGTTTGAGAAGAGCCTGTCGagcaccagtgctgagcaggacAAGGTCTCCCGACACTTCTCGATCTTGGACTACAGCTCTGAAAAGGACATTGTCCGTGGGTCTCCTGAGCATGCCCCCCATGCTAGGCAGCCAGAGAGGAGGAAGGCCCTGAGGCCACCTCCTCCTCGGCCCAGCAGCCTTGTGACAACCCCCGTGCACACGCTGGGTGGCCGAGTGCCCAAAAGCAGGTCCCTGTCCTTCTCGGTGAAGCCTTCCCGGCCTGCACCCCGGCCTCCATCAAGCAACCAGCGGAGGAGTGTGCCCCCTCCACAGCTTCAGCCCAGCACCCAGGAGCAGCGGGCGGAGGAGGGACATGAGGACTTGACACAAGCAGGATCAGCTTCTCCCCGCTCCATTCTGCTGACGAGGATCGGAGAGGTGGAACAAGACCTGGAGGCTTATGGCAGGACCCGCACTGAGCTAAGCTtgatgctggaggagcagcaggatgAGCTGGTGAGAGCAGAGGCCCTGGAGAACCTTGATTTCTGTGACTCCAACATTGAGAGCCTCAGCGTGGAGCTGCAGGAACTGAGAG AGATGACTCTCCTGTCCTCCCAgacaccatccctggagacatccacAGCTGCCACTGAGAGCCCAGAGCAAAGGATGCTGGAGAAGAGGTCCAAAGTTATTGAGGAACTGCTCCAGACAGAGCGAGACTACATTCGAGACCTGGAGATGTGTGTGGAGAGGATCATGGTGCCCCTGCAGCAGGCACAA ATGCAGAATATAGACTTTGAGGGTCTTTTTGGGAACATCCACATGGTAATTAGCTTCTCCAAGCAGCTGCTGTCCACCTTGGAGGCTTCAGATGCCATCG gGCCAGTGTTCCTGTCACAGCGTGCAGAGCTGGAGAGTGTCTACAAGGTGTATTGCCAGAACCACGATGAGGCCATCGCACTGCTGGAAACCTACGAGAAGGATGAGAAGTTGCAAAAACAGCTACTGGACCTGCTGGATAGCCTCAG GAGCCTGTACAGTGAGTG GGGCTGCACAAACTACATTAACCTGGGCTCCTTCCTCATCAAGCCAGTGCAACGGGTGATGCGGTACCCACTGctgctgatggagctgctgaGCGCCACCCCCGAGGCTCATCCTGACAGGGCACCGCTCACAGCTGCTGTCCTCGCAGTCAAAGAAATCAACGTCAACATCAACGAATACAAGCGGCGGAAGGACCTGG TGTTAAAGTACCGGAAAGGGGATGAGGATAGTCTCATGGAGAAGATCTCAAAGCTCAACATCCACTCTATCATCAAGAAATCCAACCGTGTGAGCAGCCACCTTAAGCATCTCACAGGCTTTGCGCCCCAG CTGAAGGATGAAGCCTTTgaggagacagagaaaaattTTCGGATGCAGGAGCGGCTGATCAAGTCCTTCATCCGGGACCTTTCCCTCTACCTGCAGCATGTCCGG GAGTCAGCTTGCATGAAGGTGCTGGCAGCAGTGAGCATGTGGGACCTGTGCACGGAGAAGGGCAATGGAGACTTGGACCAGTTTCAGAAAGTGAATCGGCTCATCAGCGACCAGCTCTTCTCCAACTTT AAAGAGAGGACGGAGCGGCTGGTGAGCTCACCCCTGAACCAGCTGCTGAGCATGTTTACGGGGCCCCACAAGCTGGTGCAGAAACGCTTTGACAAGCTCCTCGACTTCCACAACTGCACGGAACGAGCGGAGAAGCTGAAGGACAAGCGAACACTAGAGGAGCTACAGTCAGCCCGCAACAACTATGAAGCCCTCAATGCCCAGCTGCTGGATGAGCTGCCCAAGTTCCTGCGCTTCGCCAAGGAGCTGTTTGCCAGCTGCGTGCGGGGCTACGCCGAGGCGCACTGTGACTTTGTGCGTCTGGCCCTGGAGGAGCTGAGGCCCCTGTTGTCG TTGCTGAAGGTGTCCGGCAGGGAGGGGAACCTCATTGCCATCTTCCAGGATGAGCACAGCCGagtcctccagcagctccaggcctTCACCTTCTTCACAGAGTCCCAGGCAGCTCCCAAGAAGACTTTCGAAAGGAAGAGTGTGGAGCGGCAATCTGCCCGGCGGCAGCCCCTTGTCGGCTTG CCCAGCTACCTCCTGCAGTCAGATGACATCCGAGCTGCCCTCCTGGCCCGCTATCCCCCAGACAGTCTCTTCCAGGCAGACCGCAACTTCAATGCTGCCCAGGACCTGGATGTCTCACTGCTGGAAGGAGACATTGTGGGTGTCATCAAGAAGAAGGACCCCATGGGCAGCCAGAATCGCTGGCTCATAGACAATGGGG TGACCAAGGGCTTTGTGTACAGCTCCTTCCTGAAGCCCTACAACCCACGCCGCAGCCAGTCAGATGTCTCTGTGGCCAGCCACTCTTCCAACGAGTCAgagcacagcagctcctctccccacAGCAACACCACGCTGAGCTTCAGCCCCAGTGGGGTGGCTGTCACGTTCACTCAGAAACCCGTGCAGGACTCGGCTGCCCCAGCAGACCCATACCAGTCCCCTTTGGAGATGGACTCCCCCTCCCTATCCCAGCTTGGCTCTGGTGACAGGACGCTGGAGGCTGGTACAGTGACATCTCAGCGCCGCTACAGCCGCCCCGAGctgggctgcagccctggctctCGCAGCGGGCACCCCACCAAAGCACATCTCAGGCCTGTGCTCTCAGTGGAGGACAGAGACTCTGGGCTGGAGAGCGGCGAGTCAGAGGGCAACCAG GTCTATTATGCTCTCTACACCTTCAAAGGCCGAAACAGCAATGAGCTGAGCGTGTCGGCTAACCAGAGGCTCAGGATCCTGCAGTTTGAGGACATCACGGGCAATCGGGAGTGGTGGCTGGCCGAGGCACATGGGAAGCAGGGCTACGTGCCCTCCAGTTACATCCGTAAGACAGAGTACACGTGA
- the DNMBP gene encoding dynamin-binding protein isoform X3 — MEAGSVVRAVFDFCPSVSEELPLFVGDVIEVLAVVDEFWLLGKKEGVTGQFPSSFVEPVDIPHLKQGEKLFVCTSDFTSQEPGSLSLQRGDLVILGGSLASSWLQGRSSWGSKGFFPSSCVRELCLSVRSHQLSQSALLEVPAYSLGQARALMDLSAQLEEELDFREGDVINIVGIPEPGWFEGELRGHRGIFPEGFVELLTPLRASGISEDPEPPVTCDTNGTVEMPPKEEEDPGSTYGVALYQFQALESEELDFDVGDRIRIIGILEDGWLEGQLRGRRGIFPHRFVRLEASEPCREKVGVGDPQGGSIHQEPESTCSEACPLPGKDVGEKEDGSAAQPEPDTILCHMVGRSEGPLGSDLGQQQSFPSRGHQASHPKGTEDSLPSDCVKAVNGLLPSAQLPPQWGSRPGQASELEPGGTISASPGNSETQALPEHDGDSPIVPLQAPCSPPDLCRSQAISSPNTWAASESRESHSSPQDLDGWVDGQQEKSKPCSSSLGGAQVGLDTGAGTWGECCPLTAQGDSCTDLDSKLTEQLVQFEKSLSSTSAEQDKVSRHFSILDYSSEKDIVRGSPEHAPHARQPERRKALRPPPPRPSSLVTTPVHTLGGRVPKSRSLSFSVKPSRPAPRPPSSNQRRSVPPPQLQPSTQEQRAEEGHEDLTQAGSASPRSILLTRIGEVEQDLEAYGRTRTELSLMLEEQQDELVRAEALENLDFCDSNIESLSVELQELREMTLLSSQTPSLETSTAATESPEQRMLEKRSKVIEELLQTERDYIRDLEMCVERIMVPLQQAQMQNIDFEGLFGNIHMVISFSKQLLSTLEASDAIGPVFLSQRAELESVYKVYCQNHDEAIALLETYEKDEKLQKQLLDLLDSLRGCTNYINLGSFLIKPVQRVMRYPLLLMELLSATPEAHPDRAPLTAAVLAVKEINVNINEYKRRKDLVLKYRKGDEDSLMEKISKLNIHSIIKKSNRVSSHLKHLTGFAPQLKDEAFEETEKNFRMQERLIKSFIRDLSLYLQHVRESACMKVLAAVSMWDLCTEKGNGDLDQFQKVNRLISDQLFSNFKERTERLVSSPLNQLLSMFTGPHKLVQKRFDKLLDFHNCTERAEKLKDKRTLEELQSARNNYEALNAQLLDELPKFLRFAKELFASCVRGYAEAHCDFVRLALEELRPLLSLLKVSGREGNLIAIFQDEHSRVLQQLQAFTFFTESQAAPKKTFERKSVERQSARRQPLVGLPSYLLQSDDIRAALLARYPPDSLFQADRNFNAAQDLDVSLLEGDIVGVIKKKDPMGSQNRWLIDNGVTKGFVYSSFLKPYNPRRSQSDVSVASHSSNESEHSSSSPHSNTTLSFSPSGVAVTFTQKPVQDSAAPADPYQSPLEMDSPSLSQLGSGDRTLEAGTVTSQRRYSRPELGCSPGSRSGHPTKAHLRPVLSVEDRDSGLESGESEGNQVYYALYTFKGRNSNELSVSANQRLRILQFEDITGNREWWLAEAHGKQGYVPSSYIRKTEYT; from the exons ATGGAGGCTGGCTCTGTGGTACGAGCAGTCTTTGATTTCTGTCCCAGTGTCTCTGAAGAGCTGCCCCTCTTCGTGGGAGATGTCATTGAGGTGCTGGCCGTGGTGGATGAGTTCTGGCTCCTTGGCAAAAAGGAAGGTGTCACAG GGCAGTTCCCTAGCAGCTTTGTGGAACCCGTGGATATTCCCCATTTGAAGCAGGGagaaaaactgtttgtttgtacCAGTGACTTCACATCTCAAGAGCCAGGGAGCTTGTCATTGCAGAGAG GAGACCTGGTGAtcctgggggggtccctggcCTCCAGCTGGCTCCAGGGACGAAGCAGCTGGGGTTCCAAGGGCTTTTTCCCCTCATCATGTGTGCGGGAGCTGTGCCTTTCAGTTCGGAGCCATCAGCTGTCCCAGAGTGCTCTCCTGGAGGTGCCTGCCTACTCATTGGGCCAAGCCCGGGCCCTGATGGACCTGTCTGCTCAGCTGGAGGAGGAACTGGACTTCAGGGAAGGGGATGTGATCAACATTGTTGGCATCCCAGAGCCTGGCTGGTTCGAGGGGGAACTCAGAGGCCACAGGGGCATCTTCCCAGAGGGTTTTGTGGAACTGCTTACTCCTCTGCGAGCATCAGGAATATCAGAGGATCCAGAGCCCCCAGTGACTTGTGACACCAATGGGACAGTGGAGATGCCccccaaggaggaggaggatccAGGTAGCACCTATGGTGTTGCCCTCTATCAGTTCCAGGCCCTGGAGTCTGAGGAACTGGATTTTGATGTGGGTGACAGGATTCGGATCATAGGCATTCTGGAGGATGGCTGGCTGGAGGGGCAGTTAAGGGGGAGACGAGGCATCTTTCCACACAGATTTGTGAGGCTGGAAGCCTCTGAGCCTTGCAGGGAAAAGGTGGGAGTCGGAGATCCCCAGGGTGGAAGCATCCATCAAGAACCAGAAAGCACCTGCTCCGAAGCCTGCCCTTTGCCAGGGAAAGATGTCGGGGAAAAGGAAGATGGCTCAGCTGCACAGCCTGAGCCTGACACCATTTTGTGTCACATGGTGGGGAGGTCAGAGGGTCCTCTTGGCTCTGACTTGGGACAGCAGcagtcctttcccagcagaGGACACCAAGCATCACATCCCAAAGGTACAGAGGACTCCCTTCCCTCTGACTGTGTGAAGGCAGTCAATGGCCttctcccctctgctcagctgcCTCCCCAATGGGGCAGCAGGCCTGGCCAAGCATCTGAGCTGGAACCTGGAGGGACCATTTCAGCCTCCCCAGGGAACTCAGAAACTCAGGCACTACCTGAGCATGATGGAGACAGTCCCATTGTGCCTCTGCAGGCCCCCTGCTCCCCGCCAGATCTGTGCAGGAGCCAGGCAATTTCTTCTCCAAACACGTGGGCAGCCTCCGAGTCCCGGGAGAGCCATAGTAGTCCCCAAGACCTGGATGGTTGGGTCGATGGTCAACAGGAGAAGTCCAAACCTTGTTCATCCAGTTTGGGAGGTGCCCAGGTGGGCCTGGACACAGGggctgggacctggggggaaTGCTGCCCGCTCACAGCCCAGGGGGACAGCTGCACGGACCTCGACTCCAAACTAACAGAGCAGCTGGTGCAGTTTGAGAAGAGCCTGTCGagcaccagtgctgagcaggacAAGGTCTCCCGACACTTCTCGATCTTGGACTACAGCTCTGAAAAGGACATTGTCCGTGGGTCTCCTGAGCATGCCCCCCATGCTAGGCAGCCAGAGAGGAGGAAGGCCCTGAGGCCACCTCCTCCTCGGCCCAGCAGCCTTGTGACAACCCCCGTGCACACGCTGGGTGGCCGAGTGCCCAAAAGCAGGTCCCTGTCCTTCTCGGTGAAGCCTTCCCGGCCTGCACCCCGGCCTCCATCAAGCAACCAGCGGAGGAGTGTGCCCCCTCCACAGCTTCAGCCCAGCACCCAGGAGCAGCGGGCGGAGGAGGGACATGAGGACTTGACACAAGCAGGATCAGCTTCTCCCCGCTCCATTCTGCTGACGAGGATCGGAGAGGTGGAACAAGACCTGGAGGCTTATGGCAGGACCCGCACTGAGCTAAGCTtgatgctggaggagcagcaggatgAGCTGGTGAGAGCAGAGGCCCTGGAGAACCTTGATTTCTGTGACTCCAACATTGAGAGCCTCAGCGTGGAGCTGCAGGAACTGAGAG AGATGACTCTCCTGTCCTCCCAgacaccatccctggagacatccacAGCTGCCACTGAGAGCCCAGAGCAAAGGATGCTGGAGAAGAGGTCCAAAGTTATTGAGGAACTGCTCCAGACAGAGCGAGACTACATTCGAGACCTGGAGATGTGTGTGGAGAGGATCATGGTGCCCCTGCAGCAGGCACAA ATGCAGAATATAGACTTTGAGGGTCTTTTTGGGAACATCCACATGGTAATTAGCTTCTCCAAGCAGCTGCTGTCCACCTTGGAGGCTTCAGATGCCATCG gGCCAGTGTTCCTGTCACAGCGTGCAGAGCTGGAGAGTGTCTACAAGGTGTATTGCCAGAACCACGATGAGGCCATCGCACTGCTGGAAACCTACGAGAAGGATGAGAAGTTGCAAAAACAGCTACTGGACCTGCTGGATAGCCTCAG GGGCTGCACAAACTACATTAACCTGGGCTCCTTCCTCATCAAGCCAGTGCAACGGGTGATGCGGTACCCACTGctgctgatggagctgctgaGCGCCACCCCCGAGGCTCATCCTGACAGGGCACCGCTCACAGCTGCTGTCCTCGCAGTCAAAGAAATCAACGTCAACATCAACGAATACAAGCGGCGGAAGGACCTGG TGTTAAAGTACCGGAAAGGGGATGAGGATAGTCTCATGGAGAAGATCTCAAAGCTCAACATCCACTCTATCATCAAGAAATCCAACCGTGTGAGCAGCCACCTTAAGCATCTCACAGGCTTTGCGCCCCAG CTGAAGGATGAAGCCTTTgaggagacagagaaaaattTTCGGATGCAGGAGCGGCTGATCAAGTCCTTCATCCGGGACCTTTCCCTCTACCTGCAGCATGTCCGG GAGTCAGCTTGCATGAAGGTGCTGGCAGCAGTGAGCATGTGGGACCTGTGCACGGAGAAGGGCAATGGAGACTTGGACCAGTTTCAGAAAGTGAATCGGCTCATCAGCGACCAGCTCTTCTCCAACTTT AAAGAGAGGACGGAGCGGCTGGTGAGCTCACCCCTGAACCAGCTGCTGAGCATGTTTACGGGGCCCCACAAGCTGGTGCAGAAACGCTTTGACAAGCTCCTCGACTTCCACAACTGCACGGAACGAGCGGAGAAGCTGAAGGACAAGCGAACACTAGAGGAGCTACAGTCAGCCCGCAACAACTATGAAGCCCTCAATGCCCAGCTGCTGGATGAGCTGCCCAAGTTCCTGCGCTTCGCCAAGGAGCTGTTTGCCAGCTGCGTGCGGGGCTACGCCGAGGCGCACTGTGACTTTGTGCGTCTGGCCCTGGAGGAGCTGAGGCCCCTGTTGTCG TTGCTGAAGGTGTCCGGCAGGGAGGGGAACCTCATTGCCATCTTCCAGGATGAGCACAGCCGagtcctccagcagctccaggcctTCACCTTCTTCACAGAGTCCCAGGCAGCTCCCAAGAAGACTTTCGAAAGGAAGAGTGTGGAGCGGCAATCTGCCCGGCGGCAGCCCCTTGTCGGCTTG CCCAGCTACCTCCTGCAGTCAGATGACATCCGAGCTGCCCTCCTGGCCCGCTATCCCCCAGACAGTCTCTTCCAGGCAGACCGCAACTTCAATGCTGCCCAGGACCTGGATGTCTCACTGCTGGAAGGAGACATTGTGGGTGTCATCAAGAAGAAGGACCCCATGGGCAGCCAGAATCGCTGGCTCATAGACAATGGGG TGACCAAGGGCTTTGTGTACAGCTCCTTCCTGAAGCCCTACAACCCACGCCGCAGCCAGTCAGATGTCTCTGTGGCCAGCCACTCTTCCAACGAGTCAgagcacagcagctcctctccccacAGCAACACCACGCTGAGCTTCAGCCCCAGTGGGGTGGCTGTCACGTTCACTCAGAAACCCGTGCAGGACTCGGCTGCCCCAGCAGACCCATACCAGTCCCCTTTGGAGATGGACTCCCCCTCCCTATCCCAGCTTGGCTCTGGTGACAGGACGCTGGAGGCTGGTACAGTGACATCTCAGCGCCGCTACAGCCGCCCCGAGctgggctgcagccctggctctCGCAGCGGGCACCCCACCAAAGCACATCTCAGGCCTGTGCTCTCAGTGGAGGACAGAGACTCTGGGCTGGAGAGCGGCGAGTCAGAGGGCAACCAG GTCTATTATGCTCTCTACACCTTCAAAGGCCGAAACAGCAATGAGCTGAGCGTGTCGGCTAACCAGAGGCTCAGGATCCTGCAGTTTGAGGACATCACGGGCAATCGGGAGTGGTGGCTGGCCGAGGCACATGGGAAGCAGGGCTACGTGCCCTCCAGTTACATCCGTAAGACAGAGTACACGTGA